From Chiloscyllium punctatum isolate Juve2018m chromosome 36, sChiPun1.3, whole genome shotgun sequence, the proteins below share one genomic window:
- the LOC140460300 gene encoding uncharacterized protein, producing the protein MEKPEESCPMEKPWKCGDCGKCFSFPSALETHRCSHTGERPFPCPECGKGFTSSSNLMAHLWVHIAERPFSCPECEKSFAQASTLVAHQQVHTGVRSFPCPECGKAFSKSANLLTHRWVHTGERPFSCSECGKAFGNSPALLRHQYVHTGERPFACPECGKGFKRSSDLLDHHRVHSGERPFACPKCSRRFTSSSNLQRHQRGHQQIPPATLMRVTPRTEPPACSDSGCRGSVSLCFLLDSTPTPLPSSTNPRLAHGRHSSSVISATVSHRQGPGFDSTLRVTVFVEFVHSPPMSARVSSGCSHNPNMSK; encoded by the coding sequence atggagaaacccgaggaatcctgccccatggagaaaccgtggaagtgtggcgactgtgggaaatgCTTCAGTTTcccatctgccctggagactcatcgatgcagtcacaccggggagaggccattcccctgccccgagtgtgggaagggtttTACCAGCTCCTCCAACCTGATGGCCCACTTGTGGGTCCACATAGCGGAGAGaccattctcctgccccgagtgtgAGAAGAGCTTTGCCCAGGCCTCTACCCTTGTGgcccaccagcaggtccacactgggGTGAGATCCTTcccctgccctgagtgcgggaaggccttcagcaaatcCGCCAACCTGTTGACCCACCGGtgggttcacactggggagaggcccttcagctgttctgagtgtgggaaggccttcggTAATTCccctgccctgctgaggcaccagtacgtccacaccggggagaggccattcgcctgcccggagtgtgggaagggctttaaacGCTCCTCTGACCTGCTGGACCACCACCGGGTCCActccggggagaggccgtttgcCTGCCCCAAGTGCAGTCGGAGGTTCACGTCGTCCAGTAACTTGCAGAGACACCAGAGGGGGCACCAGCAGATTCCGCCGGCGACGCTGATGAGGGtcacccccaggactgaacctcctgcctgttctgacagtgggtgcagggGGAGTGTCAGTCTTTGTTTTCTGCTAGAcagcacccccacacccctcccatcttCCACCAACCCCAGGTTGGCTCACgggcggcacagtagctcagtgattagtgcCACTGTGTCACATCGCCAGGGAccggggttcgattccaccctcagggtgactgtctttgtggagtttgtacattctccccccatgtctgcaagggtttcctctgggtgctcccacaatccaaacatgagcaagtga